The following is a genomic window from Oryzias latipes chromosome 12, ASM223467v1.
ACATTTTGgggatttaaaggaaaaaatgtgaaaggCTTCAGACTGccagcaataaaacaaaaaactgcattGTCATTCTAAAAGGTTGTTAAAATGTGTTATATCCCATTTGCTTTATTGAAATGGAAGCTGATCAGACAGAAATCTGCTGAATGTTTTCGACTTTAGCCTAAAAGTTTTCATTAAAGCTTCAGTTCAGCATATTTTAGCCTTTAAAACGATCTATTTGGCTTTTAAGAATTTTATGGTTTATAATTGGTTCATTTTCACCCTTTTGTATCTTTTTATTTGTACCGTACCTTCAAACTATTAGCCACAGCATTTCCTTCCATTTATCCCTGTTGCTCCTAATCTAATGATTTTTACgacttttattctttgttttaacctatgttcatttattttgtcaagCACCTTGTGTTCTATGCATGTTGATGCTCTACAAATAGTGATTGGTTGAGTTCTAACCTTAAACCTGATGCTTCAAATGCCTCAAAGGATAATCAAGTTTGTtgccaaaaatgtcaaattgtaAAAATTTAGTGAAATCGAACAACTAGAACAAaatgcataaagaaaaaaatgttgcatacCTGCGTGACAACTGCAGAGCTCCAACGTCCTCATTGTCCACAGGAGACTCTCCTGCAGGACACAAATACAAAATCATCTGCAGTGAGAAATGGAAGCATCCAGTGATTTGCAGACACATTCTCATTCTGCATGTCTCAAAGCTAATCAACAGTTTACTCATGTAACTCAGGAAAGCAGCTGCCACCTTTGTCCAGGCGTCCCTCCAGCCTGCCTAGAATGGTAAGGCTCTTGTCCAGCTGTTCTTTGACCATCTCCCCCATGTGGCAGTCCACCTCCCCAGCATGCAGCAGCTCCTTGAAGGCCTTGTTCAGCTCTTCCAGCTGCTGGCGATGCAGAGCTCCGAGCCGGCGGCTCTCCTTGATCTGCTGCCGGAGCTGGGACAGCTCTCTGGCTTGTGACTGGACAAGAGAATCCAGCCTGCAGAAAAAGATaggcagagggaaaaaaaaggtagcatGTTATTCAACTTTATTAAAACTTCAAATACCGTTTTCTGAATTGCTGACCTTGCCGGTGATGTGGAGCGGCTCCGAGCTTGCTGAAGTTCGCTCACGCTTCTGTCCAGCTCCTTACCAGGGAGCCTGCTTTTGTCCTTTGACTGAGCCTCGCCCTCCTTCTCTTTTGGTTGTCCACCTTTACACTTCCCTTCTTGGCCGCGGTCCACTTTGAAAGTGCCTTCTGGTTCCCTGGTGGTAAACGGGTCACAGATGCTGGCAGCTGGAGAGATGCTGGACAGAGAGTTCCTGCGCAGAAGACTTTGCATCTGAAGGATCAGTTTGCTCTGATTCTCAAGCTGGCCCTTCAGCTCTCTGACTTGTGCTTGAAGCTGGAGAGGCTCTTCAGACACACCGTAGTCTTCATAAACCAGAAGACCTTTCTGGCTGACCTAAGACAGATACAGACAAGAGTTAGCATCAAGACCTGGTTTTTTCAAAGGAAACCTGTGTGTAAATGATCAAGTATGAGGGAAAGCGGCAGAAATGGATTTACAAAGATGTAGATGAAACATTAAGCTTTGGAGCAAACGACTGATATAAAAACAGAAGGCAGAAAAGTCTGAAAACCCTAAGATGAGTACCTTGGCTGAGCTGAGAGCTGGGGAACTGGGATATGGAGTGCTGGAGGATGAGTCCAAGTTTTCCGTAGAGGAGAAAGTGTTGGGCTTCAGGAAAGGCAGACTGGACGCACTGCAACTAGGGTTCCTGACCACCTCAAGATCTAATGAAACAGGAACAGAAGCGTATGAAAGTGAAGAAATCCACAGTAAAAGGGTttacaaaaaagtctgtaaGTGAAGAGataaaatgagaacatttaaaagattAGTAAGAGTCCAGAAAACATATTCAGCGCCATGCAAGAATCTGACAGTGCAAGACATTTGGTCAGTTTAAATGTGAGAAATAGTGCAGGAAACCGGGAAGGAGATCGTGACTTGTTATAAGTACCCACACTAAAAACACCTTAGTTCCCTTTTCATGCAGAAAACTAAAGCTTTTCCACCTCTGGAATTAGTTTCTACTCAGCAGACATGCAGCGTCTGCCTGTAGGCCGTCTACCTGTGCTACTGCTCTCTTCCCTATCATTTTCACCCTTGACAGCAGTTTcgtaaccctggtcctgaaaaTCCACCTGCACGGCTTTGTCGCCCTGCTCTGGAGCTGGCAGTGGAGGCAATACAGTTCAAGTTAGTCTTTCTTTTCAGTACTCTAAGGcttatttctgtgttttatggTAACATTTTCTAATGTGTCAAATCTTGGATGGTTTTGAATGTTGTATTATCTTACCTTTCCACTTTGTTTCAGGGGAAACTGTTAGAGCAGCAGCCAGTTTCTCCTCCAGGGTTTTACAAGTCTTTTTCTTCTCCCTAAGAGCTTTATGCAAACCCTCCAGTTGGACTTGAACGTTTGGTGGTAATCCTTTGGCTCCTTGCGCTGTCCCGAGAGCCCCGTCCTGCCTTCTGTGGCCCCTCTCCTCTTCTAGAGAAGCTTGGAGATCAGATATCCTGCAGGTGTAATCACTGAAGACCTTGTAGAGGAGCCAGAGATCCCGATGGAGCTTTTGCCCTTCTGTTCCGGTTGAAGCAGCGGGGAAACTGTGGATATTTTTTGGCCGAGTAGATTCAGCCAACTGCTCTCTGCCTTGCAGGGATTTTTGAAGTGCGTCTAAGCTCTCCTGCAGGTCAGGGTTCATTTGAGATGATTTACCAGAAGACAAGTCTACATTTGCACAGTGAGCTGCTAGGGAGGCGACAGCAGACTCTGCTGCAGTTAAACAGTTCAACataactttaaacattttttcatctaaaaCTGTTTTACTAAAATCTTCTAATGATTCAGGGTCTTCCTTTGCATCCCCCTCAAGGGGATCTGCTGACATTGCGCTTTTCCCTGACGGGGGGCCATTAGGGCTGACATTACCAGTGCTGCAACCAGGCTGTGCAGCAGCTTTGGTGACCCTTAAATGTTCCTGAAGCTCTGCGTTGAGCCTAGTTTGCTCTAAAAGTGCTCTTTGCAGAGTGTCGGCGTGCCGCTGAAGCTCACTGAACGAGTCGCCAGGCGCTCCTGTGATGTCTCTATCATTTCTTCTGTCTTCACTGTGAGGTGAGGAGGTCTTCTCCTTCATCTCCAGAAGCTCCATTAGCTGGTTGTTGAGCTCCTCCTTTTCCTGAACAGCTTGCTGCAGCTCCATGCATCGTTTCTGCAGGGAAGCATCGAAGCCAGAAGCAGAACCTGCGTGTGAACTGAATCCTGCCTGACTATCCAGACTGCAAGCAGTCAAGTAAGCGATGGTGGACTGAGCAGCCCGCAGGGCGGATGTGTACTGCACGTTCAGATGCTCCTTCTCCTGAAGCTGAGCGTGAAGTTCCTCCCAATCGGCCAGCTGCTCATTCAGCTTGTTGATCAGAACCTCTTTATCCTGGCACTCCTGGTGGAGGAGCTCCAGCTGAGTAAGGAGAGCTGAGTGGGTGTGGGCCGTTGGTTCCCTGGTTTCTGAGTCCCCCTGGGATTCTGATGAGCTGCAGCTATGTCGAGTCAATTGCAAAGGAGATGTGTTTTGCAGGAGTGCTGATGGAGAGTCAGGAGCAGTCAGCATTTCCTGACCAAATACATCATCTAAATGAGGTTGCTGAGTATTAGTTTCCTGCTGCTCAGAGCTCACAGTCTGGCTGCTGCAGCTAGTCTCTACTCTGAGCTTCACTGGCACAGGGAGACGGGATCTGACACCAGCCTGGagttcaaaaaaatgaaatatcatATTAAAGGCCATTTAAACTAAGTGGATTGTCTTTCCAGCTTTACAGAACTTACCCGGTGTTTTTGTTTAGGAGTCTTTTTTTGCAACTCAGGGTTAGGGTTCTCCTTCTTATCTGCAGTGATGCCAGCAGACTCAGAGATCTTTCCATGCGACTTACAATCAAGAGCTTCAAGGGTTTCCAAACTCTTTCTCAGATCGGTTGGTCCATCACTGCTGTTCCCAGAAGTATCTCTGCTCTCCTTCTCTTTAGACTCTGTTGATTTGTGTTCCTTCAGAAGACCCCGCAGCTTCGCATTTTCTGACCTAAGATGACGTAATTCTTCtctggaaaaagaaatatttaaagggCTTAATGTTCATGGAACTGAGGTACAGTGAGATGAAGAAGCAAaagaataaacatttaaaaaaaaaatcttacctAAGATGCAAGGCTGAATGAGATCCACAGTCCTTTAACAGAGATTTTAGAACCACTATATCCCTGTTTCCTTCCTCAAAAtcattttcctttgtgtttgaGTGAGTATGCTCTCTACTCAGATCAAAGTTCTCATTGGTCCTTACGCATCCTCCTGATGCAACctacaacaaaaagtttaaaaaaaaagtacattcatgtaaagttttatttaaaaaaaagaaaagtagaaaaaaactgttgtgaaATGGATGAGTCCAACATTTCACACCTCTTCAGGTGTGGTTCCAGTCTGTGCATCTTCATCCTGATCAGAGAAATGCATCCTGGGAGTCCTGGGCTGCATCTCGTGTATCATCTGAGGCTGCTGGAGTAATGGGATGGGAGGCGAGTATGACACGTGACTTGGTAAAACGAAAACTTAAAGAGGGAACAGAATCCATAAAACACTGCACAGCAACAGCAGAATGGCATGATGTGTCTAATGTAGAATGGTAAAGAGAGGTCGTTTCATGGAACACAGAGATGAGAAAAAGGGGGACTGATTAGGAAAAAGAAGGGAAGAGGATAGTTTCTACAAGACAGGAAGCATCCTAAGAAAAACGACACAGTACTACAAGGCAGAGACATTAGTAACACACTAGATAGGAGACAGATTAAGATGTAGGTTCAGTAGTTAGACAAGTTAAGGAGGATGTCAGACTGTGGTATGATTCTGGTTCATTTTAATTGTGAGAAAGCAAGACTCAAATAGTATTGAAAAAATGCTTGACTCTGAATCTTCGCATACATTCTCATCCGCATCTATCTTTCCTTTGGGGCCTCTAACCTGCTTCCACTGACTTGCCCCGGTTAGATCGTCACCGTTCTTGTCTGGAACGCCATTCTCCGTTAGAGCCAGGCGGCTTTGCAGCTCGTCGTTTGAAGCCTGCAGTCTGCTGACAGATTCTTGAAGTTCCAGCACCTTCACCATAAAGATAACCACTttgatcaggtttttttttttcccaacatgAATGATTTCTGGAAAAGACTTAAACTCAAAAACTTACTTTTTGTCTGAGCTCCTGAGCGGAGAGTTGGGAGAGGCCGTCGTCGTTGTCTGGCCCTTCTCCCACGCAGATACTCATGTATGAAGTCTGCTCTCCAATAAAACTTAAAGAATCCCCTGAGTAAAAGGCAATAACAATTCAattccaaattatttttaaaaagacactAAATTATGACAACTTTTGTGTTTTGCGGTCATACCACAATCATTTGCTCCTCCAACACCTCCACCACGGTTCTGAATTGCTCCTAAGCGAGCCTGCAGGGATGCGTTCCAGCGCTGGGCGTCTTCTAGTTGATGCCTCATACTTTCCAGCTCTTTGGGATCAATCAGGTCCATACCTGAAcagacacagagacagacatTTATACAAGCATATTCAGACTCATTTCACCATAAGTAGACCAGTCCCGCTTAATAGATGCAAATATTTACTCCCCTAAttagatttagttttttttatttcaaaatttctctgaaaagaaaaaaaaaacaattcatccatctttagaaaatacaatatgtgattgattaaactataaatattgttttaaatccatttctgtttattttttcaggatcaaagaaacatttttttccagttaatttaagaatttacaactttttaaataaaaattctactaatatttgtttaaattattagCTGTGTCAAATACTTCTATTAACAAAATAAGTTTGGGAATAAAAATCTAATTATGTTGAAAATTCAAATATGacctttggaaaaaaacagaattgatTAAGTATTTTTGCTTAAATCCTTCTCTTCTCATTGGTCACTTTTTTAAAGAGTGCTCATTGTGTTATAATTTCGGTTATAATTCCTTAAATTTGGGTTTTTATAATTAAGGTAATAATTCTACTCATCCACCTTTAAAATCATCTGACATTATTACACTGCAGCACAGTTGCTCTCAGAAATTATAGAAATACAGCAGTGAAACTGCCAAATTTGTGCCAAATTAAGTGTGAAAACATCTGAGGAATAATTCTGAGACTGATAGAATTAAACAGGGGAGACATACCTATTAAAAGGAAAAGTGTGAAATCCCTCAAATAACAGTGATTGTAGGTGATGCAACATTAATTCTGGCAAATATACAATTCCATAAATAAAACTAGGAGATGAAATGTTGAATTTCAATCAGTTACTTTCCCTCAGCTGCTTTTGTGCAATGTGGATGTATTACTTACAGCTGACCTATTTATACACCTGGAGTTTTGTTGACAGGGTGGTGGGAGGAGCATGCACTACAGCCAAAATGATGACGTGTGAATaacagtaaacaaaacatttcacttttattCTGTCTGATGGCTGACTAACGGCAGTGGTCATAAACAGACTTCTCAGGATGTACTGTATgagttttactttaaatgttcattaaatcataattacaatttaaaaaaaaaaaaacagaagcctacaaggcagaaaataaaagcctttagtTCATTTATTGAAGTCCTTATGTGAAGACATGCTTGTGTGTCTACATTTAAATGAAGTGAAAGATGGCAGAACAGGTTATATTCATGACGGGGTGGTTAAAGAGCTCATGCGGgggacagacaaacaaacaagtccTCTAAATGAACGGTAAAAACAAACGTCAAGTGTGAGAAACAGAGAGAACAGGCCATCAGCAGCCTTTATTGGTCATTTTATGAagaacaaacagcagaaactgtCAGATAAACACACTTGAGAGTGACAGACAATGAAATGAGCCTCAGCACATGTACAAAGAAAAGCATGCAGATGAGAGGGTGATGATAGAAAAAATAGACACACaggacacaaaaatgaaaagcataGGGAGCAGGTGTGCATGCCACATCAACTTAAACAacacatgtgtttgtgtgattgtcTATGAGtgactttgacatttttgctttcctttctttaaatttttagTCACCATCGTCATCAATCACCCAATGTGTTTTCACTGCACCTTCTCTTAGTTTGGCCCTGTGCAGTTCTTTTTCCAAGTCATCCCTTAGCTCCTCGTTCGCTTTTATGCCGTCTTCCAGCTGCTGCCGCAGAAGCTGCACCGCTGTCAGTTCCAGCTGTAGAGCATGGAGACGCTGGGCGCTGAGAAAGCAAAGCCAGATTCATTTACTCAATCTTTACGGAGGACTCTGAACCTGCAGGGCtagaataatttttttgttaccTATCATGTTCCTTTACAGTTCTGATCAGGCTGGAGTAAAGCTGCTGCTCAGCTCTTAGTGCTTTGTTCAGAGCTTCATGCTCCTGCTGCAAGGCTGTCAGGCCAGAAAGAGACTGAGAGCAGAATAGAGGCGGTGATTAAAAATGGTCTGTTAGATTCAATTTGACAACAAGGTTGAGCGGGACTTTACTTCCTGCTGCCTGTCTCCACCGATTATTGTCCTCTCTCGTTGAGGAAGTTCAGGTAGTGACCTCTCAACCTGACTGTCCCCCCCCGGACCAAGGCGCTGGTGGAAAACCTGTTCAAGTcaattgaaaaaggaaaaaggtcaCCTAACATTTAAACTTCCCCAAATAAAGATTATTTTGATGCTGAATGGAGGAGTCTTACGTTGATgatctcctctttggtcttcagAGTAGCAGTCAGGAAGTCAATATTAGCAGACTGCCCTTCACTGCGAGCCTGCAGCTCAGACAGCAACGTCTGGAGATCAGCCAATGACATCTGAAATTTGAGattggggaaaaataaaaaagataggCCAACATTTTATGTAAGGTATTCCAATTTTTAGAGGAAATAAATGCCTCCAACTTACTGACCTTCAgctcattttctcttttcaggGCATTGTTCAGCGCTTCTGTTTTCTGTGCCAACTCTTTCTTCAGGGCAACAGTTTTCTTGGGTAATGGAGTACTCTCCTGGTTATCCACACTGTTTCTTCGTGACAGCTCTGGTTCAGTACAAGAAAAGCAGAATTAAACTTACTACCACCAACTCCAGCTTTAAATATCCTGGGTTCAAAAGGTCACAAGGTCTCACCTTCTCTCTCGTCCAGCTTCTCTTGCATAATCTGGATGGTTTGTTTGAGCTCCAACACATGATCGTGTTCTGCCTTCGGACTCAACTGTGCCAGGAACTGGTCCCTATCCTGACCCCGCTGCAGAAGTTTCTGCACATGGACAAAGACAATAAATATACTTTATAAGGATATGTCATCGTGTCATTTGCAGTTACAAAAGGAGAAATGCTGCTGTCTATGGGAGGTTGTATTTCATGTCACAGCAGAGTGACTGGTGTAGCTCATTGGATCCTTACATCAATGAGGCTGTCTTTTTCTGCCAGCAGCGTTCTGAGTTCTGCCGTTTCTAAATAAGTCTCCTGGGCTGTTGAGGAGCTTTGCCTCTCAGCAGTAGTAAGCTGTAGTTGCTTATCAGCCAGCTGCTTCCTGAGAGCCTGAATCTCCTGGGTGCGCTCTGACAGCATGCGGTTGAAGTGCTCAGCAGACTCCTGGTGTAGAGGAAGAGCAGATTAAAGAAATGAGATTAGACAACCCTGGACATATCAATACCCGTTTAACTGTCAAGatccatttaaaaactgttgttttactTGTTGTTTGGCTTCCCAATGTGCAAATTTTCATGGATACAAGCTGACCTTGTGAAGCTGGTCCTTGCTTCTGATTGTAGCCAACAGCCCTTCGACAGCACTCTCATTGTCAGCAACCAGTGCTTCCCTTGCCTTCACAGCCTCGGCCAGCATTGCTTCTGTGACTTTTAACCTCTGGCCCATTTGCTCGGCAAGGTCCCGTGACTGAGACTGGGACTGGTTCAGCATCGATTCAGACAGTTCctatacaggaaaaaaaaaataaaaacttcggTGAGGCTCCCAGATCTCTAGACTGATTAAAcggcagataaaaaaaacaaacccaacgtaaacaaaaaaatgatataaaaaggAGAAGttaagttaaagacccactctgatcatcttttgatcattttatgattatgccaatattagctaaaatcacaaaaatatgtAGTTTTCTatcacatagtttctgcaaaacagTTTATTCGAAATTTTCCTCATAGTTGTGGTCAGATGGTTGGTGCAGgataactgcatttttttgtctgctcctgattcacaacaatttgaataaaaagaatTTTCCTTTTCTATGTCATCTgtcatcaggaaaatgctacatgaaaaaaacccaacaaagacatgattttcatcaaaaTGGCTCTTTAAAGAACATGTTGATGACTGACATCCATATCTTTGGTCTTTCCCTCCAAGGacagctgcagctgctttatGATGGAGTCTTTCTCTCTCAGGGATCTGTTCAGGTTATCTTCTACATCTTGTTTAGCTCTCTGTAGGTTTTTCAGAGTGTTTGCAAGATGCTGCAGCTCCACGTCTTTCTCTTTGATCAGACTGTCAAAATTCTGGaaggaaagacattttttagaaaaagccaCCTCATTGATATTTTAGTAATGCTTCTTCAAACCAAATCAAAGAAACTTACGTTAATGGTTTCCTCGTTGTGAGCTAGCAGGTTATTCAGTCTATCCAAGTCTCTTTCTTTTTCCCGTAAAATTAGAAGCAGTTTGTGAATTTCATTGTCCTTCTCCTCGATGGCTGCAAATTTCTCATCCAGTGCTTGCTGTGAGAAcaggaaaatgttaaaatacaatCCTTGTACCCTCGTATATTTCTTGATGAAACCACAAAATAGGAATACTTACTTCTAGAGCGCTCTCCTTTTCTTTTAGCCTTTGCCTCAGCTTGGCAAGAGCGCCCTCATTACTGCTGGGGCTTTTGCTTTCATCATAGTTTTTGACCATGTTCATGTACTCCTGAATAAACAGAGAAGATTTATGTCCAAAAAATGTGTGCACCAAAGCAGATTTGAATTATAACTAAGAATTTTAAGAGTCCATCCATTTCTGtgacctgcagctgctgttcTTTATCGGCTAGTGAAGATGTGAGCCGCTGGATGGTGACCTCATGTGCTTGCAGTTTCCTCTTGGTTTGGTCCAGCAAATCCTGGTACTGCTGCTCGAGAGCACTCTCCCTTTCTCCCATTTCACCATTCAGCTTTTTTAGTTGATTGTTCAAATCCTAAAAAAACCAAAGAGgattaaaacaaacagttttttctcaTGGAGGTAAAACTATGTCAGCGTCTGGTCGAAAGCATTGGTCTTCTTACATTCAGAGCTTTGTCgcctttcttcttctgttgtttCATGTCTTCAAGTTCAGTCTCCAGCTGATCTTTAAGTTGCTGCAAATCAGACAGCTCCTGCTCCCTCCTGTCCAGGGCACGCTGTAATTTTTGGGCTTCAAGCACTTTGGCGTGATGTTCCCCTTGAAGTTGAGCCAATTCCGTTTGCTTTTCCATTAACAGATTTTGGTGCTCCTCTACTCCCTGAGAAAATAGACAATAATTGAAATGCTTAACAATTTTAATGATTATAACTCAGAAGCAACAGTCCTATGAAGAACAAGGTGAAACATACCTGGTATTTCTTCAGTTGAGCTTTGTGTGCT
Proteins encoded in this region:
- the LOC101159208 gene encoding myomegalin isoform X5; protein product: MRDPCRICGVRLVGSQCRWIFSSSGKRKLQVILSHVLGREVIRDGRGEFLCGKCVFQLEKVIQFDINISKLQEEHNNKVQKIQAEKENLIQCIVHIYNKNNQGSRSKETTITKTLLRFSGLGSPDDEAALQSAHEGLQFIAGGSGQAENRMRRCVSLDRIASKRAVSGRSSSRSTRLGSGPGIDFSLKNFGGTRHRSQSMYLDLVLRKGNLSRPGFKGRSTSLQSLNRDLSSDAPSAPPPKQQLKDSKLFVSKHAAAKDQIEKVQTRALLHSSPGQPSVISDLIQLLRCISKQQVSAPAGSRIPVMRRSRHGVSQAKFRHREAKWKSLHDLTEEFNDEYASLRMKKSDINQLESVSKMLNEELSLVKSTNESLSKQLEDFHNQNKILSGKLEEMENEVSSEKKNALKRDKTIQGLTQVLGEKEKEIAELCHEIEDRDDALAKAREAAHKAQLKKYQGVEEHQNLLMEKQTELAQLQGEHHAKVLEAQKLQRALDRREQELSDLQQLKDQLETELEDMKQQKKKGDKALNDLNNQLKKLNGEMGERESALEQQYQDLLDQTKRKLQAHEVTIQRLTSSLADKEQQLQEYMNMVKNYDESKSPSSNEGALAKLRQRLKEKESALEQALDEKFAAIEEKDNEIHKLLLILREKERDLDRLNNLLAHNEETINNFDSLIKEKDVELQHLANTLKNLQRAKQDVEDNLNRSLREKDSIIKQLQLSLEGKTKDMDELSESMLNQSQSQSRDLAEQMGQRLKVTEAMLAEAVKAREALVADNESAVEGLLATIRSKDQLHKESAEHFNRMLSERTQEIQALRKQLADKQLQLTTAERQSSSTAQETYLETAELRTLLAEKDSLIDKLLQRGQDRDQFLAQLSPKAEHDHVLELKQTIQIMQEKLDEREELSRRNSVDNQESTPLPKKTVALKKELAQKTEALNNALKRENELKMSLADLQTLLSELQARSEGQSANIDFLTATLKTKEEIINVFHQRLGPGGDSQVERSLPELPQRERTIIGGDRQQESLSGLTALQQEHEALNKALRAEQQLYSSLIRTVKEHDSAQRLHALQLELTAVQLLRQQLEDGIKANEELRDDLEKELHRAKLREGMDLIDPKELESMRHQLEDAQRWNASLQARLGAIQNRGGGVGGANDCGDSLSFIGEQTSYMSICVGEGPDNDDGLSQLSAQELRQKVLELQESVSRLQASNDELQSRLALTENGVPDKNGDDLTGASQWKQQPQMIHEMQPRTPRMHFSDQDEDAQTGTTPEEVASGGCVRTNENFDLSREHTHSNTKENDFEEGNRDIVVLKSLLKDCGSHSALHLREELRHLRSENAKLRGLLKEHKSTESKEKESRDTSGNSSDGPTDLRKSLETLEALDCKSHGKISESAGITADKKENPNPELQKKTPKQKHRAGVRSRLPVPVKLRVETSCSSQTVSSEQQETNTQQPHLDDVFGQEMLTAPDSPSALLQNTSPLQLTRHSCSSSESQGDSETREPTAHTHSALLTQLELLHQECQDKEVLINKLNEQLADWEELHAQLQEKEHLNVQYTSALRAAQSTIAYLTACSLDSQAGFSSHAGSASGFDASLQKRCMELQQAVQEKEELNNQLMELLEMKEKTSSPHSEDRRNDRDITGAPGDSFSELQRHADTLQRALLEQTRLNAELQEHLRVTKAAAQPGCSTGNVSPNGPPSGKSAMSADPLEGDAKEDPESLEDFSKTVLDEKMFKVMLNCLTAAESAVASLAAHCANVDLSSGKSSQMNPDLQESLDALQKSLQGREQLAESTRPKNIHSFPAASTGTEGQKLHRDLWLLYKVFSDYTCRISDLQASLEEERGHRRQDGALGTAQGAKGLPPNVQVQLEGLHKALREKKKTCKTLEEKLAAALTVSPETKWKAPEQGDKAVQVDFQDQGYETAVKGENDREESSSTDLEVVRNPSCSASSLPFLKPNTFSSTENLDSSSSTPYPSSPALSSAKVSQKGLLVYEDYGVSEEPLQLQAQVRELKGQLENQSKLILQMQSLLRRNSLSSISPAASICDPFTTREPEGTFKVDRGQEGKCKGGQPKEKEGEAQSKDKSRLPGKELDRSVSELQQARSRSTSPARLDSLVQSQARELSQLRQQIKESRRLGALHRQQLEELNKAFKELLHAGEVDCHMGEMVKEQLDKSLTILGRLEGRLDKGESPVDNEDVGALQLSRRLAKELQEKNQLIQNLQSQIRGRSPSSHHSSHSDICLSDGTGSSCRSSLTEQGHQHHTEWTAASASPVGGASEEGVSGHRDAASRVQGLQRENGRLQEQLRGSEELNSTLRSELNLHRSIMAQSSSHHQARGRDSGPQDTHRYEVTSQRHAADEPRAMNPDLLAEHLQEIRALRQRLEESIRTNDRLREQLERRLAEVEKDPAATNIFIHGNKDQGQLANEVQFLWGQNQALKEHLNVGSRDKQKENEKLRETLARRSAKLEQSRRECETLRLENNHLQEQLEHSSQEKSLLQDSLHTSKEELHRLQTEVKLQRQQLSDSQHLLQSLRVELKVYEKMKTDLCKHGEWEEQTQPPVSDPSSSSLDLQELLSEIRHLRLQLERSIQTNTALRQKLEEQLLRAPSHSETININYLLSSPDERSRSPDREGCDLHHHSFQSHKRSTAVRDVKRRAHSELDVCSASSSSGDSASGRPSRLVPGHRMWANRSGRHVLGLIEDYNALRKQIAEGRQLSRSMDAQLQECLHTLTQQSPDKEHMKALCSSTNTMQQVLDEAGRLLKLLWRVSLPAAFPTGESGNNQQDELLKHEIARLKSRLSQQERMLIGAVKRLRTTNQLKEGMERVIIDQLSLTHGVLKKARGNLEEVPVNGQ